The following coding sequences are from one Archocentrus centrarchus isolate MPI-CPG fArcCen1 chromosome 4, fArcCen1, whole genome shotgun sequence window:
- the LOC115778746 gene encoding retinoschisin isoform X1, whose amino-acid sequence MEIPACRAAVLSLLLLSQALITVLSQEEDEVIQEEELQEEDQRVTETWTKNIKACTCDCESADSPTRTPAVIPTVPPTSLPPPQGHLLNCMPECPYHRPLGFESGSVTSDQINCSNQDQYTGWYSSWIPNKARLNNQGFGCAWLSKFNDQYQWLQIDLKEVSVVSGILTQGRCDADEWITKYSIQYRIVETLNWIYYKDQTGNNRVFYGNSDRSSTVQNLLRPPIVARYIRLLPLGWHTRIAMRMELLMCMNKCT is encoded by the exons ATGGAGATCCCTGCTTGCCGTGCTGCTGTGCTTTCCCTCCTGCTTCTCTCTCAGG CTCTGATCACTGTTCTCTCACAGGAG GAGGACGAGGTCAtccaggaggaggagctgcaggaggaggatcAGAGGGTGACTGAGACCTGGACGAAGAACATCAAAGCCTGCACCTGTGACTGCGAATCTGCTGATTCACCTACACGCACCCCTGCTGTCATCCCAACTGTTCCTCCGACCTCGCTGCCACCACCTCAGGGTCACCTGCTGAACTGCATGCCAG AATGCCCGTACCACAGGCCGCTGGGCTTTGAATCTGGGTCTGTGACCTCAGACCAAATCAACTGCTCCAATCAGGACCAATACACCGGCTGGTACTCCTCCTGGATCCCCAACAAGGCTCGCCTTAACAATCAGGGCTTTGG GTGTGCATGGCTGTCCAAGTTCAATGACCAGTACCAGTGGCTCCAGATCGACCTGAAGGAGGTGAGCGTGGTGTCTGGCATCCTCACTCAGGGCCGCTGCGATGCTGATGAGTGGATTACTAAATACAGCATCCAGTACCGCATCGTGGAAACTCTCAACTGGATCTACTATAAAGACCAGACAGGAAACAACAGG GTCTTCTACGGAAACTCTGATCGCTCCTCCACAGTGCAAAACCTGCTGCGCCCGCCTATTGTGGCTCGTTATATCCGCCTTCTGCCGCTGGGCTGGCACACCCGCATCGCGATGAGGATGGAGCTGCTGATGTGCATGAACAAGTGTACCTGA
- the LOC115778746 gene encoding retinoschisin isoform X2, with product MEIPACRAAVLSLLLLSQALITVLSQEDEVIQEEELQEEDQRVTETWTKNIKACTCDCESADSPTRTPAVIPTVPPTSLPPPQGHLLNCMPECPYHRPLGFESGSVTSDQINCSNQDQYTGWYSSWIPNKARLNNQGFGCAWLSKFNDQYQWLQIDLKEVSVVSGILTQGRCDADEWITKYSIQYRIVETLNWIYYKDQTGNNRVFYGNSDRSSTVQNLLRPPIVARYIRLLPLGWHTRIAMRMELLMCMNKCT from the exons ATGGAGATCCCTGCTTGCCGTGCTGCTGTGCTTTCCCTCCTGCTTCTCTCTCAGG CTCTGATCACTGTTCTCTCACAGGAG GACGAGGTCAtccaggaggaggagctgcaggaggaggatcAGAGGGTGACTGAGACCTGGACGAAGAACATCAAAGCCTGCACCTGTGACTGCGAATCTGCTGATTCACCTACACGCACCCCTGCTGTCATCCCAACTGTTCCTCCGACCTCGCTGCCACCACCTCAGGGTCACCTGCTGAACTGCATGCCAG AATGCCCGTACCACAGGCCGCTGGGCTTTGAATCTGGGTCTGTGACCTCAGACCAAATCAACTGCTCCAATCAGGACCAATACACCGGCTGGTACTCCTCCTGGATCCCCAACAAGGCTCGCCTTAACAATCAGGGCTTTGG GTGTGCATGGCTGTCCAAGTTCAATGACCAGTACCAGTGGCTCCAGATCGACCTGAAGGAGGTGAGCGTGGTGTCTGGCATCCTCACTCAGGGCCGCTGCGATGCTGATGAGTGGATTACTAAATACAGCATCCAGTACCGCATCGTGGAAACTCTCAACTGGATCTACTATAAAGACCAGACAGGAAACAACAGG GTCTTCTACGGAAACTCTGATCGCTCCTCCACAGTGCAAAACCTGCTGCGCCCGCCTATTGTGGCTCGTTATATCCGCCTTCTGCCGCTGGGCTGGCACACCCGCATCGCGATGAGGATGGAGCTGCTGATGTGCATGAACAAGTGTACCTGA